The following are encoded in a window of Mustelus asterias chromosome 11, sMusAst1.hap1.1, whole genome shotgun sequence genomic DNA:
- the ch25h gene encoding cholesterol 25-hydroxylase-like protein, whose protein sequence is MNYSVTGSAAAHSPLEAAPCLQPAWELLRSRQDWLRSPLFPVSFSLGVYLLFCLPYVALDLLAARLPCLRRYKIQAQNQPNLKVMAACVGRTLYNHLLYIFPLSLAHWYWRPVLLPASAPGLGRLLLDIIACLLLFDFQYFVWHLLHHRVPWLYRTFHKVHHKYTATFALTTEHSGAWETLSLGFFAAVNPVILRCHPLTELSFFVCNIWLSVEDHSGYDFPWSTHRLVPFGLYGGAPHHDLHHMKFKTNYAPYFTHWDKLLGTCSTRHSKSQ, encoded by the coding sequence ATGAACTACAGTGTGACCGGGAGCGCTGCTGCACACTCGCCGCTGGAGGCTGCCCCCTGCTTACAACCCGCCTGGGAGCTGCTGCGGAGCCGCCAGGATTGGCTGCGCTCCCCCCTCTTCCCGGTCTCCTTCTCCCTGGGAGTCTACCTGCTCTTCTGCCTGCCCTACGTGGCCCTGGACCTGCTGGCGGCCAGGCTGCCCTGCCTGAGGAGGTACAAGATCCAGGCTCAGAACCAACCCAACCTGAAGGTGATGGCTGCCTGCGTGGGGAGGACCCTGTACAACCACCTGCTCTACATCTTCCCCTTGTCGCTGGCTCACTGGTACTGGCGGCCGGTGCTGCTGCCAGCCTCGGCCCCCGGGCTGGGCCGCCTGCTGCTGGACATCATCGCCTGCCTGCTGCTCTTCGACTTCCAGTACTTCGTGTGGCACCTGCTGCACCACCGGGTGCCCTGGCTGTACCGCACCTTCCACAAGGTCCACCACAAGTACACGGCCACCTTTGCCCTGACCACCGAGCACTCGGGGGCCTGGGAGACCCTCTCGCTGGGCTTCTTCGCCGCTGTCAATCCGGTCATCCTGCGCTGCCACCCACTCACCGAGCTCTCCTTCTTCGTCTGCAACATCTGGCTCTCGGTGGAGGACCACTCGGGCTACGACTTTCCCTGGTCCACCCACAGGCTAGTGCCTTTCGGCCTCTACGGGGGAGCCCCTCACCACGACCTGCACCACATGAAGTTTAAGACCAACTATGCCCCTTACTTTACTCACTGGGACAAGCTTCTGGGCACCTGCAGTACACGACACAGCAAGTCCCAGTGA